The genome window TTGTTTACTCCTGTTGGTTTGATTCTGACGGGCAGCCGGCCGCCGACAGCTCCTCCTTCGGACGGGTCTTCCAGCGGCGGTGTATCCACCAGTACTGTGTCGGGTCTTTTCGGATAAACTCCTCCAGTGCCCGCGTATACTCCTGAGCCAGCCAGCCCAGCGGGTCCTCCTTATCCTGCCATTCCTGCGGAAGAATAATCCGGCTGCACTCCATCTCAAAGAAAAACCGGTTTCCCACCCGACGGCTGCCTCCAATCACCAACGGCAGGTTGTAGTGAATCGCCAGCAGGGGAATGCTCTTGTAGGAGCTGGCCTTGCGTCCGAAGAAATCCACAAAAATGCCCTTGCGTCCGGCGTCCTGGTCAGCAATAAAGCACAGCGTCGCCCCTTCTTTGACCAGCTGCTCCATCTGTTCAGAAGCCCCGAACTTATCGATAATCTTCTGCCCATGACGCTGACGAATGCCGTACAGATAGCGGTTGATGTAGGGATTATCCAGGGGCCGAGCGATGCTGTACACATTAAACCCCCACTGCCCGAGCATATACCCGATAATTTCAAAATTGCCGTAATGCCCTGTGGCCATCAGGAGCCCCTTTTTTTCCTGCATCATCCATTTTACACGCTCGATGTTCATCAGACGGGCATAATCAGGCCAGCGTTCCTTAACCACCAGCCGGGGCGTAAAAAACACATCCATCACCAGCATCACCAGATGCTCAAACGAACGCCGCCCCACCTCTTCATGCCAGCGCGAGTCTTTCTCCGGATACGCCGCCTGAAGATTCTCCAGGGCCCTCATCCGCCCGCGGTGATAGTGTTTCCAGAGCAAACGCCCTAAAAAACACGCCAGCTGTAAATTCCACTCAATCGGTAAGAAACCAAGAACAAAAAAGACAATCCGCAGGATCACATATCCCAACCAATCCAAAAAC of Anaerohalosphaeraceae bacterium contains these proteins:
- a CDS encoding lysophospholipid acyltransferase family protein — protein: MDWLGYVILRIVFFVLGFLPIEWNLQLACFLGRLLWKHYHRGRMRALENLQAAYPEKDSRWHEEVGRRSFEHLVMLVMDVFFTPRLVVKERWPDYARLMNIERVKWMMQEKKGLLMATGHYGNFEIIGYMLGQWGFNVYSIARPLDNPYINRYLYGIRQRHGQKIIDKFGASEQMEQLVKEGATLCFIADQDAGRKGIFVDFFGRKASSYKSIPLLAIHYNLPLVIGGSRRVGNRFFFEMECSRIILPQEWQDKEDPLGWLAQEYTRALEEFIRKDPTQYWWIHRRWKTRPKEELSAAGCPSESNQQE